Proteins from one Cryptomeria japonica chromosome 4, Sugi_1.0, whole genome shotgun sequence genomic window:
- the LOC131076680 gene encoding inorganic pyrophosphatase 1, producing the protein MDTVVVFDFDLTIIDCDSDPWVMEKLGATELFESLLPTLPWNTVMDKMMGELHEQGKTISDIEASLRTIPLYPDTIRAIKFAFSLGCDLRIVSDANLFFIKTILETHDLLQYFTEIKTNPAFVEETGRIRICPFHPFTVAPHGCNLCPPNMCKGAVIEEMRKSIEDGFNKRFIYLGDGSGDFCPTLKLTEGDDVLPRKEYPLWKLIEKNPSMVKAKVQGWCNAKDVEDLLMKLLKP; encoded by the exons ATGGACACAGTAGTAGTTTTTGATTTTGATCTCACCATAATAGATTGTGACAGTGATCCATGGGTTATGGAAAAGCTTGGGGCCACTGAACTCTTTGAGTCCTTGCTTCCCACTCTTCCATGGAATACTGTCATG GATAAAATGATGGGTGAGCTGCATGAGCAGGGGAAGACTATAAGTGACATTGAAGCAAGTTTGAGGACCATTCCTCTGTATCCAGACACCATCAGGGCCATCAAATTTGCCTTCTCTTTGGG GTGTGATCTTCGGATTGTGAGTGATGCTAATCTCTTTTTCATAAAGACCATCCTTGAAACCCATGATCTGCTTCAGTATTTTACAGAGATTAAGACAAACCCTGCATTTGTTGAGGAGACTGGGAGAATAAGGATTTGCCCATTTCACCCTTTTACAGTTGCTCCTCATGGCTGCAATCTCTGCCCTCCCAATATGTGCAAG GGAGCAGTCATAGAGGAAATGCGAAAGTCCATAGAAGATGGGTTTAACAAGCGGTTTATTTACCTGGGAGATGGCAGTGGGGATTTCTGCCCCACCTTGAAATTAACAGAAGGAGATGATGTCTTGCCCAGAAAAGA GTATCCACTTTGGAAGCTAATTGAAAAGAATCCGAGTATGGTAAAGGCTAAAGTGCAGGGATGGTGTAATGCCAAGGATGTTGAGgatttgttaatgaaattgcttaaGCCATGA